From the Sphingobacteruim zhuxiongii genome, the window GGAGATGAACGTACTTATGAACACGTAGTAGCATTACGTGCTGTAGGTTCTTTAGACGGTATGACGGCAGATTGGATTCATTTACCTTATGATCTATTAGCTAAAATTTCAAATGAAATTATTAATCATGTTAAAGGAATCAATAGAGTCGTGTATGATATCAGTTCAAAACCACCAGCAACCATTGAGTGGGAATAAACTAAAACAAAACTTTTCTAGAAATACGGTATTCGCAGCAGCGCTAGGTATAGCGCTTGCTGTGAGTTCTTGTACTCCAAAAGTTGGCGTGCTACGCTCACCGGATGTATATGGTGGAGCAGTAGGTAGTGAGAAGAGCAAAGAAGAAAAAACTGAGGAGAAAAAGGCTGAAGAAGCGAAGAAAGCAGAGGCAGCTAACAAAAGCATCGCGCTACTGTTGCCATTCCAATTAGACCGTGTCGTGGTGAATTCTATGAGCGGGGAAGATGTTAAACGTTCGGCGCTAGCGCTAGATTTTTATCAAGGCTTTCAATTGGGTATGAATGAAGCAACAAAGAAAGGCGGAGAATACGCTTTGAAGGTTATGGATACTCAAGATAGCGAATTGCGTAATGTTTCTTTAGCAGCGTCTAAAGATGTGCAAGAAGCAACGCTAATTGTAGGTCCTGTCTATCCAAAGGAAATCCGATCATTCGGAAAGGGGCAAAGCAACAAAAAAGTGCTACAGGTAAACCCACTTGCAGCAGCCATGCCGACCGAATTTAATCAAGGTAACTTAGTGTCAATTACGCCCCCAATTCGCATCCATATGCGTGCTGTTGCTACAGAGGTAGCCTCGAAATATAGCGCAGGGGATGTTGTATTAGTATTTGATGCACGCGATAACGATCACCGTCAATATATTGCAGGAATCGATGAGGAAATTAAAAAAGTAAATCCAGCGATTGTTGTTAAACACGTAGCTTCTGTTGCTGCATTGACAGCGGCAATGCCTGATCTGGAGACTGCATTCGTGATTACAGGAACGACTGAGAAAAACCAATTACGTTCATTAATATCTGGCTTAGATGCCAAAGTTCGTGAAGGATTTGATATCAAGTTATTTGGTCATCCTCTTTGGGATAGATTTGACTTCACGCCTTATTCGAACTTCTATAGAATGGATCCGACCATTACAGGTGAAAGCCATTTGAAAGTGTGGAGTACAGAAGTGCAGAATTTCCAACGCAACTATAAAGCGCAGTTTAAAGTAGACCCTTCAGATTATGCCTATAAAGGCTATGACGCAGGTAAATACTTTACAAACGTATTAAATAAATACGGCGCAGACTACGCTGATAAATTACAGAATGAAGAATTCAATGGTATATTTAGTCACTACAAATTCAGATACAATCCACAATGGGGTTATGTAAATGAAGGAGTATTACTAAAGACATACCGAAACGGTTCTTTCCAATAAGAGCATCTTGGAGCATAATAGCAGACGCGTTCAACAGCAAGTACGCAATTTCGAGCGTACATTAGAAGGGTATCAATACCAAGAACCTTTCTCCCGATATTTAACACAGTTTTATAAACAAAATAAGCAGATGGGGTCATCCGATAGAAGGATGAACTCCAGATACTGCTATAATCTGTTCCGTTTAGGAAAAGCATTTGCAGAAAATGAACTTATCGAACGCTTAGCAATCGCCGAGTTTCTTTGTGAAAAGGAAAGTGCGCTCGTGCAAGAGTTTAAACCAGATTGGTTGACAAATGATTATCCTATCTTAAACGATAAGATTCAGTTTATCACAGCCCAATATGGGGAGTTTCTAGATGCCGTATTCCCTCTTCCTGAACATTTGTCAAGCTCGATCAATAGCCAAGAATTTATAAGTTCTCATTTTATACAACCTGATTTATTTATTCGTGTAAAGCGTGGTAGCGAACAAATCGTGAAAGCGGAGCTTCAAAAGAAAGAATTGCCATTTACGGAAGTTTCAGATCGAACAATTGCGCTGCCTAATGGACTTAACTTGCAATCGATGAGTTCTATACAGGGCTTATATGAAGTTCAAGACTTATCCTCTCAACAAAGCTTAAATGCAGTCGAAGCGAAACCAAATGAAAGCTGGTGGGATGCATGTGCAGCCTCAGGAGGCAAATCGCTATTGTTGTTAGATCAATACCCTTCGATTAACCTGATGGTCTCTGATGTTCGCGCTAGCATACTCAGAAACTTGGATGAAAGATTCGATATCGCTGGGATCAAAAAGCCTTATCGAAGGAAAATATTAGACCTCAGTAACCCTGTCGATCATATCATGGCAAAAGAGCGCTTTGACGGCATTATTATCGATGCCCCTTGTTCAGGTTCAGGAACCTGGGGAAGAACGCCAGAGATGCTCTCAAAATTCCAATTAGCGGATTTAAACACATACTCTACCTTGCAGAAAGCAATCGTTAGAAATGCTATTCCTTATCTGAAGTCCGGCTCCTCATTAATCTACATCACATGTTCTGTTTTTCAAGATGAAAATGAACATATAGTAGATTATATAGAAAATGAACTTAACCTTAAATTGGAGAGCATGACACCTATTTTAGGCTATGATCGTCGTGCCGATTCCATGTTCACAGCTAAGTTCATCAAGCCTTAATCGCAGTGCAAAGGAATTACTAATACCGGACAAGTTGCTTTTCGAATAATTGCTTCGGAAACAGAGCCGGATAGAAAATGATCAAAACCCGTACGTCCGTTCGTGCCGACGATAATCAAATCCGCCGTCCATTCTTTGGCAACTTGCAATACTTCATCGCGAACATCACCAATACGATTAAACGTAAATGTCTCGGACGCTCCAGCAAATTCAACTGCTAAGTCATCCAAAAACTTCTGTGCCGCCTGCTGTTGAATCTCTGAAACCTCTGGAATGATTATAGGTTGCTGGCCAAGTAAAGGGTCAACACCATAACTTGTAGGGGAGGTCGGAGGTACCACAGTCACTAATGCCAGTGAAGGTTTTAAGTCTGAAACGATCCCTTTTGCGTAGTTGACAGCACGTTCTGAACATGGACTTTCATCAACCGCTAATAATATTCTGTTAAACTGTGTAGCGCTCATAATGTTTAGATTTTCTATACCTAATATATTAAAAACCACGTAGGCAATAAATAGTTTTGGTCATTTTTTCAAATGAATAAATACATATTCGACCTGTTGAATCCATTTCAACAACCTAAATAATGTACTCGGATAGTAATAAACGCAGATTTGTAGGCGAATTAGAAAGCGTACATCAGGACGATTATATTCAAAAAAAAAGGCCTTCCGTGCGGGAGGGCACTGAAAAAGTCCCCTTAGAAAAAAGGTTAAAAAAGGGAGTGGAAAATTGCAGTTTTCTGCTCCCTTTTTCGTATTTTAAAGCAGCCTTTAACGGAGATCAGGATGCTCACTACCCAACAAAAAATACAGTTCAGTTCCTACTCAGGATTGTACGATATCATCGTTCCAAAAGATAACCTACTTCGAAAAATCAACGATCTTATCGATTTCAGTTTTATCTATGACGAGCTTTTGGCTAAGTATTGCCATACGAATGGCCGTACAGCGGAGAGCCCTATCAAGATGTTCAACTACCTTCTGTTAAAGACGATCTACACCGTTTCGGATGTAGATGTCGTTGAGCGCTCCAGATATGATATGTCCTTTAAATACTTTCTTGAAATGGCTCCCGAGGAGGATGTGATCAATTAAAGTTCCCTGACCAAGTTTCGCAAACTACGATTAAAAGATATGGATCTA encodes:
- a CDS encoding universal stress protein — protein: MSATQFNRILLAVDESPCSERAVNYAKGIVSDLKPSLALVTVVPPTSPTSYGVDPLLGQQPIIIPEVSEIQQQAAQKFLDDLAVEFAGASETFTFNRIGDVRDEVLQVAKEWTADLIIVGTNGRTGFDHFLSGSVSEAIIRKATCPVLVIPLHCD
- a CDS encoding RsmB/NOP family class I SAM-dependent RNA methyltransferase, which produces MEHNSRRVQQQVRNFERTLEGYQYQEPFSRYLTQFYKQNKQMGSSDRRMNSRYCYNLFRLGKAFAENELIERLAIAEFLCEKESALVQEFKPDWLTNDYPILNDKIQFITAQYGEFLDAVFPLPEHLSSSINSQEFISSHFIQPDLFIRVKRGSEQIVKAELQKKELPFTEVSDRTIALPNGLNLQSMSSIQGLYEVQDLSSQQSLNAVEAKPNESWWDACAASGGKSLLLLDQYPSINLMVSDVRASILRNLDERFDIAGIKKPYRRKILDLSNPVDHIMAKERFDGIIIDAPCSGSGTWGRTPEMLSKFQLADLNTYSTLQKAIVRNAIPYLKSGSSLIYITCSVFQDENEHIVDYIENELNLKLESMTPILGYDRRADSMFTAKFIKP
- a CDS encoding ABC transporter substrate-binding protein yields the protein MISVQNHQQPLSGNKLKQNFSRNTVFAAALGIALAVSSCTPKVGVLRSPDVYGGAVGSEKSKEEKTEEKKAEEAKKAEAANKSIALLLPFQLDRVVVNSMSGEDVKRSALALDFYQGFQLGMNEATKKGGEYALKVMDTQDSELRNVSLAASKDVQEATLIVGPVYPKEIRSFGKGQSNKKVLQVNPLAAAMPTEFNQGNLVSITPPIRIHMRAVATEVASKYSAGDVVLVFDARDNDHRQYIAGIDEEIKKVNPAIVVKHVASVAALTAAMPDLETAFVITGTTEKNQLRSLISGLDAKVREGFDIKLFGHPLWDRFDFTPYSNFYRMDPTITGESHLKVWSTEVQNFQRNYKAQFKVDPSDYAYKGYDAGKYFTNVLNKYGADYADKLQNEEFNGIFSHYKFRYNPQWGYVNEGVLLKTYRNGSFQ